The following are encoded together in the Salvelinus fontinalis isolate EN_2023a chromosome 38, ASM2944872v1, whole genome shotgun sequence genome:
- the LOC129837086 gene encoding ATP-dependent translocase ABCB1-like, whose protein sequence is MGREDGDMPDSLPTIPEEVFAKGYPNLAFHEDTKPQERMTEGQPTVDTERKPKKGLGKKKEPAKAVGFFQLFRYATGCEVLLMIIGLLCAALHGIALPLMCIVFGQMTDSFVQSGQQLNLTANFTVEEISALLNSTDGCIQIPGVDIQALMTRHAYYFIGIGCAVFLLGTFQVMLFLLTATKQTKRIREKYFHAILHQQMSWFDTHQIGVLNVRLTE, encoded by the exons atggggagagaggatggggacatGCCAGACTCTCTACCAACCATCCCTGAGG AGGTATTTGCAAAAGGCTACCCCAACCTGGCCTTCCATGAGGATACGAAGCCTCAGGAGCGGATGACAGAGGGGCAGCCAACCGTTGACACGGAGCGCAAGCCAAAGAAGGGCCTCGG GAAGAAAAAAGAACCAGCAAAAGCAGTGGGATTTTTCCAGTTG TTCCGCTACGCTACTGGTTGTGAGGTGCTCCTAATGATAATCGGCCTGCTATGTGCTGCTCTCCACGGGATAGCCCTGCCCCTTATGTGTATTGTGTTTGGACAGATGACCGACAGCTTTGTACAAAGTGGACAACAGCTCAACCTTACAG CCAATTTCACTGTGGAGGAGATCAGCGCTTTATTGAACTCAACTGACGGATGTATTCAGATTCCTGGAGTTGATATACAGGCTCTAATGACTCG ACATGCCTATTACTTCATCGGGATCGGTTGTGCTGTGTTCCTGCTGGGGACCTTTCAGGTGATGTTGTTCTTGCTGACAGCCACCAAACAGACCAAACGGATCCGGGAGAAATACTTCCATGCCATCCTCCACCAACAGATGTCCTGGTttgatacacaccagataggaGTTCTCAATGTTAGGTTGACAGAGTAA